Proteins from a genomic interval of Capsicum annuum cultivar UCD-10X-F1 chromosome 4, UCD10Xv1.1, whole genome shotgun sequence:
- the LOC107867956 gene encoding G-type lectin S-receptor-like serine/threonine-protein kinase At1g34300 — MKLISIIIFTVIVITIQAADILPGSTLLPSNSNSKWSSPNNTFSLSFLQLDPTNQNTYFAAISYNNIPIWIAGANINGGAVDSSGALRFLTNGDLQLTNGNSSDVVWSSRTANRGVSLALVDDNGNLVLRNGSGSSLWSSFDNPTDTIVPSQSFSIDHVLRSGVYSFRLRNNGNLSLLWNNSIIYYNSGLNSSANVNLTSPSLRMQPIGILSLFDPSLSNPLNVVYSSDYADEGNILRFLKLDADGNLRIYSSTQGSGTQSVRWAALTDQCQVFGYCGNFGVCSYNETGPACGCPSLNFELTDLNDSRKGCKRKVDLSNCPSNATMLQLDHAKFLTYPPELSEQIFSAGISACRFNCLVNGACVASTSLADGTGMCYIKQPNFVSGYQASTLPSTSFLKICGPSMPNPSVVSETVQEKKRGRVPGWVVALVVVASLLGLILLEGGLWWWCFRNNSKFASLSSQYALLEYASGAPVQFTFKELQRATKGFKEKLGAGGFGAVYRAVLANRSVAAVKQLEGIEQGEKQFRMEVATISSTHHLNLVRLIGFCSEGRHRLLVYEFMKNCSLDKFLFSEDHLSGRLLNWEQRFNIALGTARGITYLHEECRDCIVHCDIKPENILLDENYTAKVSDFGLAKLINPKDHRHRTLTSHVRGTRGYLAPEWLANLPITSKSDVYSYGMVLLEIVSGKRNFEVSEETNRKKCSLWAYEEFERGNMEAIMDKKLSNQEIDMEQVIRAIQVSFWCIQEQPSQRPTMGKVVQMLEGIFEIDQPPAPRAAEGSFAGAILNASSTSALSTFAASAPAPSSSSSFQTVGFQSSASAMNVERQSSSLLHSEIK; from the coding sequence ATGAAACTAATATCCATCATCATTTTCACCGTTATTGTTATCACCATACAAGCTGCTGATATTCTCCCTGGTTCTACTCTTTTACCTTCCAACTCAAACTCCAAATGGTCCTCTCCAAACAACACTTTCTCTCTTTCATTCCTACAACTGGACCCCACTAACCAAAACACGTATTTTGCAGCTATAtcttacaacaacatacccatttGGATTGCCGGCGCCAATATCAACGGCGGAGCTGTTGATTCCTCCGGTGCACTCCGGTTCCTCACCAACGGTGACCTCCAGCTCACAAATGGTAATTCTAGTGATGTTGTTTGGAGTTCTAGAACTGCTAATCGCGGTGTTTCATTAGCTTTGGTTGATGATAATGGGAATCTTGTTCTTAGAAACGGGTCAGGTTCAAGCTTATGGTCTTCGTTTGATAACCCAACTGATACTATTGTTCCTTCTCAGAGTTTCTCTATTGATCATGTTTTGAGATCTGGGGTGTATTCTTTTAGGCTTAGGAATAATGGGAACTTGTCTCTTTTGTGGAATAAttctataatttattataattctggGTTGAATTCTTCTGCAAATGTGAATTTGACTTCTCCTAGTTTGCGAATGCAGCCTATTGGGATTCTTTCACTTTTTGATCCTAGCCTTTCGAACCCTTTGAATGTTGTTTATAGTAGTGATTATGCTGATGAAGGGAATATTTTAAGGTTTTTGAAATTGGATGCTGATGGAAATCTGAGGATTTATAGTTCCACACAAGGTAGTGGGACTCAATCTGTGAGATGGGCTGCTTTGACTGATCAGTGTCAGGTTTTTGGATATTGTGGGAATTTTGGGGTTTGTAGTTATAATGAAACTGGTCCAGCTTGTGGATGTCCCTCTCTGAATTTTGAGCTTACTGATCTGAATGATAGTCGAAAAGGGTGTAAGAGGAAAGTTGATCTTAGTAATTGTCCTTCCAATGCAACTATGTTGCAATTGGATCATGCTAAGTTCTTGACTTATCCTCCGGAATTATCTGAGCAGATATTTTCTGCTGGTATTTCTGCGTGTAGGTTTAACTGTCTCGTTAATGGTGCTTGTGTCGCTTCGACTTCTTTAGCTGATGGAACGGGGATGTGTTATATTAAACAGCCCAATTTTGTTAGTGGTTATCAAGCGTCAACCCTTCCTAGTACTTCATTTCTTAAGATATGTGGGCCTTCAATGCCTAATCCCAGTGTAGTTTCGGAAACTGTTCAGGAGAAGAAGAGAGGGAGGGTTCCTGGCTGGGTTGTTGCACTTGTGGTTGTGGCTAGTCTCTTGGGTTTGATCCTGTTGGAGGGAGGTTTGTGGTGGTGGTGCTTTAGGAACAATTCTAAATTTGCATCACTCTCATCTCAATATGCACTTCTTGAATATGCCTCTGGTGCCCCTGTGCAGTTCACGTTCAAGGAGCTTCAGCGGGCAACCAAGGGGTTTAAGGAGAAGCTTGGTGCAGGAGGATTTGGGGCTGTTTATCGGGCAGTTCTGGCTAATAGGTCTGTTGCTGCAGTGAAGCAGCTGGAAGGAATTGAGCAAGGAGAGAAGCAATTCAGAATGGAGGTTGCAACTATTAGTAGCACACACCATTTGAATTTGGTGAGATTAATTGGTTTTTGTTCTGAAGGGCGCCACAGGTTGCTGGTCTATGAGTTCATGAAAAATTGTTCTCTTGATAAGTTCCTCTTTTCCGAAGATCATTTGTCGGGAAGGCTTTTGAACTGGGAGCAACGGTTTAACATTGCTTTGGGGACAGCAAGAGGTATCACCTATCTTCATGAGGAATGCCGAGATTGTATAGTTCACTGTGACATAAAGCCTGAGAACATACTGTTGGATGAGAACTATACTGCCAAAGTATCAGATTTTGGCCTTGCCAAGCTCATTAACCCAAAGGACCACAGGCATAGAACCTTGACAAGTCATGTGAGGGGTACTAGAGGGTACTTGGCTCCAGAGTGGCTGGCCAATCTTCCTATAACTTCCAAATCTGACGTGTACAGTTATGGTATGGTATTACTGGAAATAGTGAGTGGAAAAAGGAATTTTGAAGTCTCGGAAGAGACTAACCGAAAAAAGTGCTCTTTGTGGGCATATGAAGAATTTGAAAGGGGTAATATGGAGGCCATTATGGACAAAAAGCTTTCCAATCAGGAGATAGATATGGAACAAGTGATCCGAGCAATTCAGGTGAGCTTTTGGTGCATCCAAGAGCAACCATCTCAAAGGCCAACAATGGGCAAAGTGGTTCAGATGTTAGAAGGCATTTTTGAGATTGATCAGCCACCAGCACCTAGGGCTGCTGAAGGGTCCTTTGCTGGAGCCATCTTAAACGCCAGTAGCACAAGCGCTCTCTCAACCTTTGCAGCCTCGGCCCCAGCTccctcttcatcatcatcattccaAACTGTAGGATTCCAATCTTCAGCTTCTGCGATGAATGTCGAAAGGCAATCATCATCACTATTACATTCCGAAATTAAGTGA